Proteins encoded within one genomic window of Anopheles gambiae chromosome 3, idAnoGambNW_F1_1, whole genome shotgun sequence:
- the LOC133393715 gene encoding uncharacterized protein LOC133393715 → MDPAAKKPKLENESANSSYHGMFYHLRLGMVILLHSYNLHRKGTLPHLSITMEDCEAGKFDDIVIRYASSTTPKGTIYIQAKHKLSSENTKPLTEGDFFTKKASSTPFSIPMYFRSYLDHYRPASNGSHAYLLCTNATIDDKMMQYFTQRHYDVSDILSFCDLINATCYSFKREGKFTALFKDLRRVSLEKLGKLLATHAKTGEEINSNDTLIRLYHNLIAMSVERVTSNVFRFKREFWTAHAATPMGRLRIIVEREYGKLPQNKPKEEAIQLTISNASNDFPNAAANPGAVDQFCFEQIDRIIHQFCDEFLLVCGSKSESNLLSDAHELMPNWVRDRKGTFENLQTLLLEALRGEGSSTITLKQLKEKYIEVNANESFNMLRVLTQEHIQSVRNEYPFIELQEDRLKDSSLYRFIGNSSSLDVHCFFTKHNVNVSSIIIAQASALQQYDCIFVNGSSSQVKGNIREILRDVMEFLFDVDRTSRYIFVIFGQIEPDELKFIQELTHKYKVKSILIQQLFHNNLYEDRFFVRDLTEAAAVQVLQQQGNFNIFGTTIALNKVVGKDDTLGFLCDVLERCNQNLKSKTEYCNRKCYESISRWYIPRTMIPYKKYKGSSRTYQDLFYVTPKIAGTVIPFQNLEFMQPNSPSIIKSYITSQDGFKHIANAMEQDEYTKVCLILDEAGVGKSTFFIALAFHLSNDNPAAFVIRMIALNYSTDFARLKTIDPTTMDDTTIVRIFFRLFYLTLFVANVNSRSIKQNDLIREQADQIAGHFTIWNGQVTLDADNTRQEQQMTVEQRLVLRLFAEKFNQRQFLLLLDGFDEIAPHYKTFVMQYFARLASLAGIRRLYLSSRPYDFVDEMKHTFIACKLFHLEEFTVRDRICFLHNFFMAEMVEFSECNERDRLLLLAVLDMQVVHKMRDAISIPLFLYMGSITLALLVRKCVNFSDETLSLEIFDRWNFSMLQMIQNFVERKLKILDIDKTGATDAVSFNAAQIQITDEVNYTLLQRHFLLAVWVMFDKAIRAQLLSGHELQEASQYIEYLAEAKEKAGIIMGVQDDVPMFKHRMFAEYFAACWLRQNRDRVKQLSYFRSRSYWIKETFQIRDFFDRLVLEESPGCELHMAVINRWEGQITQILAKNPSAMMAKDALGRIPLHLAATRALSLYTIGKSSINFNEFINVKDDLYQWRAIDYALISESDWLYFMEKNATIHIDTLLQQISFNTLDRVLHDLCFYKNKLVFQEKQEIADQLVLAVVTYLLNEKQLDIYTRQPELNDQSVIEFCTRHNMVDALKQFESHTNNRKQLPSEEYDRLFNIAVEHNACDVTDYYITECNAVFPGTVRAKEKLIFFVKYYIENDKLSSCKVFFQLLCSQLDIPRCPLEDSVMEEEDTLDQPKYNKVPEQFDTDFDNTCCAHISEAADLSLPEYNEDDSTHEGYVIETLLARAVYAGNVRMVREIVQKTQTTINNRLILTIMRLLPFGGGRTLTHERSVPGFRYLLDHSADLYSIDEQGRNLLHITAQYGCIYMVQCLLLKGFDLRERNAVNGWDALNYAAVCSAFRAELIAPLLTNQSDQAQPGSSKS, encoded by the coding sequence ATGGATCCTGCAGCAAAAAAGCCAAAACTAGAAAACGAGAGTGCTAATTCATCCTATCACGGGATGTTCTACCATCTACGGCTCGGAATGGTAATACTGCTGCACTCGTACAATCTTCATCGTAAAGGAACGCTGCCCCACCTCAGCATCACCATGGAAGACTGTGAGGCGGGCAAGTTTGACGACATAGTGATCCGTTACGCGTCATCCACCACCCCGAAAGGTACCATTTACATCCAGGCCAAGCATAAACTCTCCTCGGAAAACACGAAACCACTCACGGAAGGAGATTTCTTCACGAAAAAGGCCTCCAGCACTCCGTTCTCCATTCCCATGTACTTTCGATCGTATCTGGACCACTATCGGCCTGCTTCCAATGGTTCGCATGCGTACTTACTCTGCACCAATGCAACGATCGATGATAAGATGATGCAATATTTCACCCAGCGACACTATGATGTGAGTGATATTCTATCGTTTTGTGATTTGATTAACGCTACATGCTATTCCTTCAAGCGAGAAGGCAAGTTCACCGCACTGTTTAAAGATCTGCGAAGAGTCAGTTTGGAAAAGCTTGGCAAACTGCTCGCGACTCACGCCAAAACTGGTGAGGAAATCAATTCAAACGACACACTCATTCGTTTGTACCATAACTTAATTGCAATGTCGGTGGAACGGGTCACGTCGAACGTGTTCAGATTCAAGCGTGAGTTTTGGACAGCACATGCTGCCACGCCCATGGGAAGGCTTCGGATCATCGTTGAGCGAGAGTACGGAAAGCTGCCTCAAAATAAGCCCAAAGAAGAAGCGATACAGTTAACGATTTCAAACGCCTCCAATGATTTCCCCAACGCCGCTGCAAACCCTGGCGCTGTGGATCAGTTTTGCTTTGAGCAAATCGATCGAATAATCCACCAATTTTGTGACGAGTTCCTGTTGGTGTGTGGATCGAAAAGCGAATCGAATCTGCTAAGCGACGCTCACGAACTGATGCCCAACTGGGTGCGCGATCGAAAGGGAACATTTGAAAATCTGCAAACCCTGCTGCTGGAAGCACTCCGAGGGGAAGGATCGAGCACGATCACGCTGAAGCAGCTCAAAGAAAAGTACATCGAAGTAAATGCGAACGAAAGCTTCAACATGCTGCGAGTACTGACACAAGAACACATTCAATCAGTGCGCAATGAATATCCATTTATCGAATTACAGGAAGATCGTCTGAAAGACTCTTCGCTCTATCGATTTATCGGTAATAGCTCGTCGCTTGATGTTCATTGCTTTTTTACCAAACACAACGTTAATGTCAGTTCAATAATTATTGCACAAGCTTCAGCCCTCCAACAGTATGATTGTATATTTGTAAACGGTTCATCAAGCCAAGTAAAAGGAAACATTCGTGAGATCCTTCGTGATGTGATGGAGTTcttatttgatgttgatcgcACATCACGTTACATTTTTGTGATCTTTGGTCAAATAGAACCAGACGAACTTAAATTCATCCAGGAGCTTACACATAAATACAAAGTGAAATCTATTCTAATTCAACAACTATTTCATAACAATTTATATGAAGATCGTTTCTTCGTTCGTGATCTTACTGAAGCAGCAGCGGTACAAGTGCTACAACAACAGGGTAATTTCAACATATTTGGAACAACAATTGCTTTAAATAAGGTCGTTGGGAAAGATGATACACTAGGCtttttgtgtgatgttttgGAAAGATGTAACCAAAACTTGAAATCGAAGACTGAATACTGCAACAGGAAGTGCTACGAAAGTATCAGCAGATGGTATATTCCACGCACCATGATACCATACAAAAAGTATAAAGGATCATCCCGGACTTACCAAGACCTGTTCTATGTAACGCCAAAAATCGCAGGTACCGTTATACCTTTTCAAAACCTAGAATTCATGCAGCCTAACTCACCATCAATAATTAAATCCTACATAACATCTCAAGATGGTTTCAAACACATTGCCAATGCGATGGAGCAAGATGAGTACACGAAAGTTTGCCTCATCCTAGATGAGGCCGGGGTTGGAAAGTCcaccttttttattgcattagcATTTCACCTATCGAACGATAATCCGGCAGCGTTTGTCATACGCATGATCGCATTGAATTATAGCACCGATTTTGCACGTCTGAAGACGATCGATCCGACTACGATGGATGACACAACGATCGTTAGGATCTTCTTTCGGCTCTTCTATTTAACATTGTTCGTGGCAAATGTAAACAGTCGATCGATAAAACAGAACGATCTGATTCGAGAGCAAGCTGATCAAATCGCAGGACATTTTACGATCTGGAATGGTCAAGTTACACTCGATGCGGACAACACACGACAGGAGCAGCAGATGACGGTAGAACAGAGGCTAGTGCTGCGGTTGTTTGCAGAGAAATTTAACCAAAGACAATTTCTCCTTTTGCTGGATGGTTTTGATGAAATTGCTCCCCACTATAAAACCTTTGTAATGCAGTACTTCGCAAGGCTGGCAAGTCTGGCAGGCATTCGTAGACTGTACCTTTCCTCCAGACCGTACGACTTTGTTGATGAAATGAAGCACACATTCATAGCTTGCAAACTGTTCCACCTGGAAGAGTTCACCGTGCGCGATCGAATATGCTTCTTGCACAACTTCTTCATGGCGGAAATGGTTGAGTTTAGCGAATGCAACGAGCGTGATCGCTTACTCCTGTTGGCGGTATTGGACATGCAGGTGGTGCATAAAATGAGGGATGCCATATCAATACCCCTCTTTTTGTACATGGGCTCGATAACGCTGGCTCTGCTGGTTCGAAAATGTGTAAATTTTTCCGATGAAACCCTGTCGCTGGAAATATTTGATCGATGGAACTTCAGTATGTTACAAATGATCCAAAATTTTGTAGAAAGAAAGCTTAAAATTCTGGACATCGATAAGACAGGCGCCACGGACGCGGTCTCGTTCAACGCAGCACAGATTCAGATCACCGACGAAGTAAATTACACGCTGTTGCAGCGGCATTTTCTGCTAGCCGTGTGGGTTATGTTCGATAAAGCGATTCGAGCTCAGCTGCTATCCGGCCATGAGCTGCAGGAAGCCAGCCAGTACATAGAATACCTTGcggaagcgaaagaaaaggCAGGCATCATTATGGGCGTGCAGGATGACGTTCCCATGTTCAAGCATCGCATGTTTGCCGAATACTTTGCTGCTTGTTGGCTGCGCCAAAACAGAGATCGCGTAAAGCAGCTCAGCTACTTTCGATCCCGATCGTACTGGATTAAGGAAACGTTTCAAATACGAGACTTTTTCGACCGGCTGGTGCTAGAGGAAAGTCCAGGCTGTGAGTTACACATGGCTGTAATCAACCGTTGGGAAGGGCAGATTACTCAAATACTTGCCAAAAACCCTTCTGCTATGATGGCGAAAGATGCTTTAGGCCGAATACCGTTACATTTAGCCGCAACTCGCGCTCTTTCTCTTTACACGATCGGGAAAAGTTCAATAAATTTCAATGAATTTATCAACGTAAAAGACGACCTCTATCAATGGCGTGCCATAGATTATGCGTTGATCAGTGAAAGTGATTGGCTAtattttatggaaaaaaatgcaaccatCCATATTGATACCTTGCTACAGCAAATATCATTTAACACCCTCGACCGAGTATTGCACGATCTGTgcttttataaaaataaacttgtATTTCAAGAAAAGCAAGAGATTGCCGATCAGCTAGTTCTTGCTGTGGTGACGTATCTTCTCAACGAAAAACAGCTCGACATCTACACACGCCAGCCAGAGCTAAACGACCAATCTGTGATAGAATTTTGCACCAGGCATAATATGGTCGATGCGTTAAAACAATTCGAATCACACACGAACAATCGCAAACAGCTTCCGTCGGAAGAGTACGATCGATTGTTTAATATTGCAGTAGAGCATAATGCTTGTGATGTTACTGATTACTACATCACCGAGTGCAACGCCGTTTTTCCAGGTACGGTTCGGGCCAAAGAGAAACTGATTTTCTTCGTGAAATATTATATTGAAAACGACAAACTCAGCTCATGCAAAGTGTTCTTTCAACTGTTATGCTCACAACTCGATATACCCAGGTGCCCACTCGAAGACAGCGTAATGGAGGAAGAAGATACGCTCGATCAACCCAAATACAACAAAGTACCAGAACAGTTCGATACAGATTTTGACAATACGTGTTGCGCACATATATCAGAGGCGGCAGATTTGTCACTGCCTGAGTATAATGAGGATGATAGCACGCACGAAGGATACGTAATCGAAACACTTCTTGCCCGAGCAGTGTATGCGGGAAACGTGCGCATGGTTCGAGAGATTGTACAAAAGACGCAGACGACCATTAACAACAGGCTTATTTTGACGATCATGAGATTGCTGCCTTTCGGCGGCGGGCGGACTCTAACACATGAGAGATCGGTTCCAGGCTTCCGCTATCTGCTGGACCATTCGGCCGACCTGTACAGTATCGATGAGCAAGGTCGCAATCTGCTGCATATCACCGCCCAGTATGGCTGTATCTATATGGTTCAGTGTTTGCTGCTCAAAGGATTTGatttgagagagagaaatgctGTGAACGGGTGGGACGCATTAAATTATGCTGCAGTTTGCAGTGCATTCCGCGCAGAGCTTATTGCCCCGCTCCTTACAAATCAAAGCGATCAGGCGCAACCTGGTAGCTCGAAATCATGA
- the LOC1280920 gene encoding uncharacterized protein LOC1280920 isoform X1, which yields MLLCLLILVSVAFPSTLSTSELPIPTGIPYRARMLPYERTSVDDCELRYFRSVYPDQFISSGSPAFPGEFAHIAAIGWTQPDGTVQWKCGGSLIWENYILTAAHCYADPDTNVPPDVIRIGDLNLFDDDDDEFVQERKIVQIIRHPLHNTSTVYYDLALLKLDKKVIQSEGVIPTCLWLDDSIPFSTLEVAGWGQTGFGKEKSNMLLKAELKLMTNTDCAKYNNKRTQRRLGNDLADHQLCAWDEEMDTCPGDSGGPLHYNLYYKHTKIPFLVGVTSFGKACAVSQPGVYVKVAKFKQWIIETLQEQGEQVTAFMFEPLACASRNSYTRATFDRKFDERMYVTSVQMLWPHQPPPDACAGILAEPDAVVTLAQCVTFNGTYPSRVKLFDSEVIDITEIIVHPNYTKQADRFYNNIAVLKLKTFSNFRPQCILYGFSDYNKYQLPGFTPVSHGNNHLEVIRNDDPALVKVMLYENQTCNLTSRGLQDDHFCFGNEEFLVPGACDLVLGGAIFNLVEQQPYGLHLFGRDCGFGEPSVGLRLGFYKPWLESIFLPKKSNGDTSHTSDVLTFIDTDLFRGYRCSYSNGDVGICVPVTDCSSILYVEKMQRRVIFCRSTAVICCPSTLLTRHPSEIETEFNDCEARYQHLRKERGDKWKADKSLQYSHTASIGWHQETGLKFECLGYLISTRGVVTAASCLQKQPTDPTIVRLGEQGWNSEQANFSYGLIEVTAIHPLYDESSLEHDIAVIKLKEAITPHVHLFPACLWQNTTHLPVTQIILNNESGEFEDIHPLYKTDCEKRLNLSITKPEIVCMNVDYEPCTLTNRVYLEYSFLNCLKIHQDKVTTVVSNRHCYQAGNPIVWREEYETEEPTDYLVSLYSHGDCYAQISLRIVRRVAFYVEWFAKVLK from the exons ATGTTACTGTGTCTGTTAATATTGGTGAGCGTTGCATTTCCATCTACTCTGTCTACATCAGAATTGCCGATACCAACAGGTATTCCCTACAGGGCACGAATGCTACCGTACGAGAGAACATCTGTAGACG ATTGCGAGTTGCGATATTTTAGAAGTGTTTACCCGGATCAGTTCATTTCATCCGGATCGCCAGCATTTCCTGGAGAGTTTGCTCACATAGCGGCCATTGGTTGGACACAGCCAGACGGTACCGTTCAGTGGAAGTGCGGAGGATCGTTGATATGGGAAAACTATATTCTCACTGCAGCGCACTGCTACGCCGATCCGGATAC AAATGTTCCACCGGATGTAATTCGAATAGGTGATCTCAATCTCtttgacgatgacgatgatgaattTGTACAGGAGAGGAAAATCGTACAAATTATACGACACCCGCTGCACAATACATCCACCGTTTACTATGACCTTGCGCTGCTGAAGCTGGATAAAAAAGTCAT CCAAAGCGAAGGAGTTATCCCAACCTGTCTGTGGTTGGACGACAGCATACCGTTCTCAACGCTTGAGGTTGCTGGATGGGGTCAAACCGGATTTG GTAAGGAGAAGTCAAATATGCTTCTGAAAGCAGAGCTGAAATTGATGACAAATACAGATTGTGCAAAGTATAACAATAAACGCACTCAACGTCGACTGGGTAATGACCTAGCTGATCACCAACTGTGCGCCTGGGATGAGGAAATGGACACATGCCCG GGAGATTCTGGAGGACCGCTACATTATAATCTGTACTATAAGCACACGAAAATTCCGTTTCTTGTTGGGGTAACGTCGTTTGGTAAGGCGTGCGCAGTTTCGCAGCCCGGTGTGTACGTAAAGGTTGCTAAATTCAAACAATGGATAATAGAAACGCTACAAGAGCAAGGTGAACAAGTGACGGCCTTCATGTTCGAGCCATTGGCCTGCGCTTCAAGAAATTCCTATACGCGAGCAACATTTGATAGAAAATTCGATGAAAGGATGTATGTCACGAGTGTTCAAATGCTGTGGCCGCATCAACCACCTCCCGACGCATGTGCTGGTATTCTAGCAGAACCCGATGCAGTTGTAACATTGGCGCAATGTGTCACCTTCAATGG GACTTATCCATCCCGtgtgaagttgtttgattCGGAAGTGATTGATATAACGGAAATTATTGTGCATCCAAACTACACAAAGCAAGCGGACCGCTTCTACAACAATATTGCAGTTCTTAAGCTTAAGACCTTCTCAAACTTTCGCCCACAGTGCATACTCTATGGTTTTAGCGATTATAATAAGTATCAACTGCCTGGTTTCACCCCGGTTTCACATGGCAACAATCACCTTGAAG TTATTCGCAACGATGATCCAGCGCTTGTGAAGGTCATGTTATATGAAAATCAGACGTGCAATCTGACTTCCCGAGGCCTTCAAGAcgatcatttttgttttggaaacGAAGAGTTTCTTGTTCCGGGTGCGTGCGATCTAGTTCTGGGTGGTGCAATTTTTAATTTAGTAGAGCAGCAACCGTATGGATTGCATCTTTTTGGGCGTGATTGTGGATTCGGAGAACCTTCGGTGGGTTTACGGCTTGGATTCTACAAACCATGGTTGGAGTCAATCTTTCTGCCTAAGAAAAGCAATGGAGATACTTCCCACACTTCTGATGTACTGACTTTCATTGACACAGACCTGTTTAGAGGTTATCGATGCAGCTACTCAAATGGAGACGTGGGTATATGCGTGCCGGTTACCGACTGCTCTTCTATACTATATGTGGAAAAGATGCAAAGGAGAGTTATTTTTTGCAGAAGCACTGCGGTGATCTGTTGCCCAAGCACGCTCCTGACAAGACACCCATCTGAAATAGAGACAGAATTTAACGATTGTGAAGCACGATACCAACACTTGAGGAAGGAGCGAGGGGATAAATGGAAAGCAGATAAGTCGCTTCAGTATTCACACACG GCTTCGATAGGATGGCATCAAGAAACAGGTTTGAAGTTCGAATGCTTGGGATATCTCATCAGCACCCGCGGTGTAGTAACGGCCGCATCATGTTTGCAGAAGCAACCTACCGATCCAACGATTGTACGTCTGGGCGAGCAAGGATGGAACAGTGAGCAGGCTAATTTCAGTTATGGACTGATTGAAGTCACAGCTATCCATCCATTGTATGATGAATCATCGTTAGAGCACGACATTGCGGTGATAAAGCTAAAGGAAGCCATCACACCACATGTACACTTGTTTCCGGCGTGCTTGTGGCAAAATACAACCCATTTACCAGTGACACAAATCATACTAAACAATG AGTCTGGTGAGTTTGAAGACATACATCCGTTGTACAAAACGGACTGCGAAAAACGGTTAAATCTCTCAATAACCAAACCGGAAATAGTTTGCATGAATGTTGATTATGAACCCTGTACGTTAACAAATCGAGTGTATCTTGAGTATTCATTCCTGAATTGCCTTAAGATACATCAGGATAAGGTTACAACTGTTGTTAGCAACCGTCATTGCTACCAAGCAGGCAATCCAATAGTATGGAGAGAAGAATACGAAACCGAAGAGCCAACAGATTATCTGGTTAGCTTATACAGTCATGGGGACTGTTATGCCCAAATCTCCTTGCGCATTGTGCGACGTGTTGCGTTCTATGTTGAATGGTTTGCCAAAGTGCTCAAATAA
- the LOC1280920 gene encoding polyserase-2 isoform X2: MLLCLLILVSVAFPSTLSTSELPIPTGIPYRARMLPYERTSVDDCELRYFRSVYPDQFISSGSPAFPGEFAHIAAIGWTQPDGTVQWKCGGSLIWENYILTAAHCYADPDTNVPPDVIRIGDLNLFDDDDDEFVQERKIVQIIRHPLHNTSTVYYDLALLKLDKKVIQSEGVIPTCLWLDDSIPFSTLEVAGWGQTGFGKEKSNMLLKAELKLMTNTDCAKYNNKRTQRRLGNDLADHQLCAWDEEMDTCPGDSGGPLHYNLYYKHTKIPFLVGVTSFGKACAVSQPGVYVKVAKFKQWIIETLQEQGEQVTAFMFEPLACASRNSYTRATFDRKFDERMYVTSVQMLWPHQPPPDACAGILAEPDAVVTLAQCVTFNGTYPSRVKLFDSEVIDITEIIVHPNYTKQADRFYNNIAVLKLKTFSNFRPQCILYGFSDYNKYQLPGFTPVSHGNNHLEVIRNDDPALVKVMLYENQTCNLTSRGLQDDHFCFGNEEFLVPGACDLVLGGAIFNLVEQQPYGLHLFGRDCGFGEPSVGLRLGFYKPWLESIFLPKKSNGDTSHTSDVLTFIDTDLFRGYRCSYSNGDKHCGDLLPKHAPDKTPI; the protein is encoded by the exons ATGTTACTGTGTCTGTTAATATTGGTGAGCGTTGCATTTCCATCTACTCTGTCTACATCAGAATTGCCGATACCAACAGGTATTCCCTACAGGGCACGAATGCTACCGTACGAGAGAACATCTGTAGACG ATTGCGAGTTGCGATATTTTAGAAGTGTTTACCCGGATCAGTTCATTTCATCCGGATCGCCAGCATTTCCTGGAGAGTTTGCTCACATAGCGGCCATTGGTTGGACACAGCCAGACGGTACCGTTCAGTGGAAGTGCGGAGGATCGTTGATATGGGAAAACTATATTCTCACTGCAGCGCACTGCTACGCCGATCCGGATAC AAATGTTCCACCGGATGTAATTCGAATAGGTGATCTCAATCTCtttgacgatgacgatgatgaattTGTACAGGAGAGGAAAATCGTACAAATTATACGACACCCGCTGCACAATACATCCACCGTTTACTATGACCTTGCGCTGCTGAAGCTGGATAAAAAAGTCAT CCAAAGCGAAGGAGTTATCCCAACCTGTCTGTGGTTGGACGACAGCATACCGTTCTCAACGCTTGAGGTTGCTGGATGGGGTCAAACCGGATTTG GTAAGGAGAAGTCAAATATGCTTCTGAAAGCAGAGCTGAAATTGATGACAAATACAGATTGTGCAAAGTATAACAATAAACGCACTCAACGTCGACTGGGTAATGACCTAGCTGATCACCAACTGTGCGCCTGGGATGAGGAAATGGACACATGCCCG GGAGATTCTGGAGGACCGCTACATTATAATCTGTACTATAAGCACACGAAAATTCCGTTTCTTGTTGGGGTAACGTCGTTTGGTAAGGCGTGCGCAGTTTCGCAGCCCGGTGTGTACGTAAAGGTTGCTAAATTCAAACAATGGATAATAGAAACGCTACAAGAGCAAGGTGAACAAGTGACGGCCTTCATGTTCGAGCCATTGGCCTGCGCTTCAAGAAATTCCTATACGCGAGCAACATTTGATAGAAAATTCGATGAAAGGATGTATGTCACGAGTGTTCAAATGCTGTGGCCGCATCAACCACCTCCCGACGCATGTGCTGGTATTCTAGCAGAACCCGATGCAGTTGTAACATTGGCGCAATGTGTCACCTTCAATGG GACTTATCCATCCCGtgtgaagttgtttgattCGGAAGTGATTGATATAACGGAAATTATTGTGCATCCAAACTACACAAAGCAAGCGGACCGCTTCTACAACAATATTGCAGTTCTTAAGCTTAAGACCTTCTCAAACTTTCGCCCACAGTGCATACTCTATGGTTTTAGCGATTATAATAAGTATCAACTGCCTGGTTTCACCCCGGTTTCACATGGCAACAATCACCTTGAAG TTATTCGCAACGATGATCCAGCGCTTGTGAAGGTCATGTTATATGAAAATCAGACGTGCAATCTGACTTCCCGAGGCCTTCAAGAcgatcatttttgttttggaaacGAAGAGTTTCTTGTTCCGGGTGCGTGCGATCTAGTTCTGGGTGGTGCAATTTTTAATTTAGTAGAGCAGCAACCGTATGGATTGCATCTTTTTGGGCGTGATTGTGGATTCGGAGAACCTTCGGTGGGTTTACGGCTTGGATTCTACAAACCATGGTTGGAGTCAATCTTTCTGCCTAAGAAAAGCAATGGAGATACTTCCCACACTTCTGATGTACTGACTTTCATTGACACAGACCTGTTTAGAGGTTATCGATGCAGCTACTCAAATGGAGAC AAGCACTGCGGTGATCTGTTGCCCAAGCACGCTCCTGACAAGACACCCATCTGA
- the LOC1280920 gene encoding serine protease snake isoform X3, translated as MLLCLLILVSVAFPSTLSTSELPIPTGIPYRARMLPYERTSVDDCELRYFRSVYPDQFISSGSPAFPGEFAHIAAIGWTQPDGTVQWKCGGSLIWENYILTAAHCYADPDTNVPPDVIRIGDLNLFDDDDDEFVQERKIVQIIRHPLHNTSTVYYDLALLKLDKKVIQSEGVIPTCLWLDDSIPFSTLEVAGWGQTGFVISSLMLLMQVRRSQICF; from the exons ATGTTACTGTGTCTGTTAATATTGGTGAGCGTTGCATTTCCATCTACTCTGTCTACATCAGAATTGCCGATACCAACAGGTATTCCCTACAGGGCACGAATGCTACCGTACGAGAGAACATCTGTAGACG ATTGCGAGTTGCGATATTTTAGAAGTGTTTACCCGGATCAGTTCATTTCATCCGGATCGCCAGCATTTCCTGGAGAGTTTGCTCACATAGCGGCCATTGGTTGGACACAGCCAGACGGTACCGTTCAGTGGAAGTGCGGAGGATCGTTGATATGGGAAAACTATATTCTCACTGCAGCGCACTGCTACGCCGATCCGGATAC AAATGTTCCACCGGATGTAATTCGAATAGGTGATCTCAATCTCtttgacgatgacgatgatgaattTGTACAGGAGAGGAAAATCGTACAAATTATACGACACCCGCTGCACAATACATCCACCGTTTACTATGACCTTGCGCTGCTGAAGCTGGATAAAAAAGTCAT CCAAAGCGAAGGAGTTATCCCAACCTGTCTGTGGTTGGACGACAGCATACCGTTCTCAACGCTTGAGGTTGCTGGATGGGGTCAAACCGGATTTG TGATAAGTTCTTTGATGCTTTTAATGCAGGTAAGGAGAAGTCAAATATGCTTCTGA